From the genome of Candidatus Poribacteria bacterium:
AATCAGATGAGATGCTGATGTTTTCAACGGATTATCCACATTGGCAGTTCAACGCACCGAAAGAAGCGTTCCCTGAAGAATTACCCGGATCGCTTGCTCGTAAAATTTTGTACGAGAACGCGCGTACCTTCTATCAACTGTTTTAGCAGTTTTCAGTTAAGAGACTCATTTTCATGCATTCTTCCCTGGAGCTCCCCAGTTCCGGTGATGTGCAACAAAAACCCTCTTAACTGACAAGCGATAGCCGATAACTGATAACCTACGGAGTAAACGCAATGAAAAACACAACGACAAAACGTTCCAAATTCAAGGTGATTGATTGCGACATCCACAATTCTATTCCACCCGGGGGATTATCCCCTTACTTATCTGAGCGGTGGCAAGAGCATTACAAGACTTTCGGTCTCCGGGGTCGTATTGGTGGTTACTATCCGCGTGCGCTTATGAATGCCGCACGGCGGGACGCATGGCCCCCTTCAGGACTCTCACCGGGTGCAGATTTAGCGTTCATGCAGGAACAGCTTCTCGATGCATTCGACATTGAGTACGGCGTGCTTACTCCGCTCATGCCTGTCGGTGAGCAGCTAAATATCGAATTTGGTGCTGCACTCGCAAGTGCAGTGAACGATTGGCAAGTTGCCGATTGGGTAGAAGCTGACTCGCGCCTCCGTGCCTCTATTGTCCCGCCTTATGAGGATGGTGATCTTGCTGCTGAGGAGGTTCATCGCTGCGGGCCCAATCCAGCGTTTGTTCAGATTTTGCTCCTCGCACGAACGAGAGATCCGCTTGGAAACCGAAGGTACTGGAAAATGTACGAAGCCGCCTGTGAGTATGACTTACCTATCGCTATCCATTTCGGAGGCAATCAGGGTCAGATAACAGGGGCGGGGTGGCCCTCCTATTACATTGAAGACCATGGCGGTATGCCACAAGCCTTCCACACTCAGGTCACCAGTTACGTCTGTGAGGGCGTATTTGAGCGTTTCCCGAACCTCAAGGTTGTCCTTATTGAGGGTGGATTCGCATGGCTCCCACCGCTCATTTGGCGACTCGATGCGACATGGGAGAAGTTACGTATGGAAGTGCCTGACCTTAAACGAAAACCTTCAGAGTACATCCGGGACCACTTCTGGCTCAGCACACAACCGATGGAAGAACCGCCCAAGCGAGAGTATTTCGAGCAGCTGCTTGAGCAGATGGATATGAACGATAAGCTTATGTTTGCCACAGATTATCCGCATTGGGATTTCGATGCTCCAGATCGTGCTTTGCCCAGTTTCCTAAAACCGGAACTGCGTCGCAAAATCTTATCGGAGAACGCCCGCGAACTTTACGCATTTGATAAGTTATAGTGGCGATTCCCCTTTAAAATTAGTAGGCGAGGTTTGATGAAGTTTAAGAATTTAAGTCGGTAATGCATCAACAGCCTCTTGGTAGGAGCGAGCTGTGCTCGCGATCTGTAACAATTCCGAAATATTTATTTAAACTTCAGTAACCTCGCCGATTTACATAGAGAAAACGACAATTTCAGTAATTGAGATTCTGCAACTGTACTGACAGCCGATGGCTAATTACCACATGCCTAAATACGTAGTAGCAACCCCAGAAGAAATTCCCGCTGGCGAAAGCAAAATCGTTGACATCGGCGGACGTTCTATTGGTATCTTTAATATAGATGGCGAATTTTTCGCCATCCGTAACAGCTGCCCACACCAAGGCGGCCCTTTGTGCAAAGGTCTGGTCACCGGTTTTTTGGAGTCTTCCGCTCCAGGCAACTATCACTATACTCGTAAAGGTGAGATTCTCCGGTGCCCATGGCACAGTTGGGAATTCGACATTAAAACTGGACAATCGTGGTGGAATCCTGCACAACGGCGTGTTAGAAAATACGAAGTCCAAGTTGAAAGTGGTGAGGACATTGAGGCATCCAGTTCTGAGCGCGAAAAGGGACCTTATGTCGCAGATACGTTTCCGGTCACCGTTGAACAACAATACATCGTCATTGAAATTGATTAGTGCATAGTTCTTCTGTACGGGGGAAGAAACACTTTCTTCGCATTGGATTCCAGCACTTGCAAAAACACTCCGATTCCCGACCCTCGCTGATGCCTAATAGCGTTTCTTATAGGGAAAACTCCGATTTCCGACTCCTGCTGACCGCTGACGGTTTCCGATGGCTGATGGCTAATTATCTTCCGCTAACCCGTCTATTATTTTTTCCTGATCGCCTGGAGAATAGAAGTAGGAGCCCGGTTTCCAATCACCGATGTCTCCAATTAACCGGCGTTGGCGCGGTGTGCATCGCTCCATAAGCTCAGGTGTCGCCTTTTCATAGTCAAAGGGTCGAAAACATTGATGACTGTAGCAATAGATCAAGGTCTTTCGAGGCTGTTCTGATCTGTTTGCGACAACACCGTGCCATAACGCGTGTGGAAATACGGCAGCATCTCCTGCTTTCACGCACAACTGGACGGCTTCAGGGATATAGGGACCGTCCTTGACTCCGGTTTCTGGAAAAGTACGGTTATGGCTTCCCGGCACGATGGTGAAGTTCCCACTGTCTGGATGCTCAAGGTCCGTCAAGAAATAATGGATTTTGACCTGTAGTGGTGAACTTGACCTGCTGACCCGAATGGTTCGCATCGCCTGCCCGCCGTCCGTATGCAAATAACCCTGATCTTTCGGATTCGGAGGACGAACAATAACCTCAGACATACTCAATTGGATGAAGTCTCCTATCAACTCACGCACAATCGGAAATGTCACCGGGTGGTCCATCAGGTCAACGAAAATGTTATTATCTTCCATCACATTCCGCTTGTCGAAGACAGAGTCGGCAGTGACATTCTCACCTTTCCGAAATTCTGCATCCATTTCATCTACTGTCGCTCTCAAGGCTTGCACTTCTTCAGACGAGAGTACTTCTTTCAAAACGAGGTAACCCTCTGTCTTCCACTGCTTACGCTGATCCGTCGTCAAAATTCCCATCTATGTATAGCCTCCGTCATCCAGTTTTGCGACTGTTAACTGACAACTGATAACCGATAACTGAAAACTAAGTAATAAAATAGATGACAAATAAATTTGTGTCAAGGAAAATAAGGGTCCTATTTTTCTGTAGGAGCGAGCTGTGCTCGCGATTCTTACTGACTTTGTAGGAGCGGTCTCCGAATCGCGACCTATCCGATGCTTCCAGAGAATCAAAAACCGAATGTCGCTGCGGGCACCGCTTTCCAAATTCAATCTTGACTTTTGATCGGAGATTTGATATATTTAACTGGGGATATTCCATAAATAGGGTTGCTCCATGTCAGGATAATGAGCAACCAAAACATTGTAGGAGGAAGCCCCTCGGATGCTCAGGGATAAGGGAAACTTAGAATCAGATCCACATTGGATTTCTGACAACTGTGAGGTCAAACCTGAATCGATTTCTATTGATGACCAATTACCTATTTCGTCGCGAGTGGAGGTCCCGCGAAGATGCCAAACAGTGTTGATGAGATGACCGAGCGAATGCTTGATGATGCGGGTATAGAACCAGGCATGCGTGTGCTCGACATTGGCTGTGGGATGGGGGCAGTGTCTCTCATGCTTTCACGACGCGTCGGCAACCAGGGACATGTCTTTGCAGTCGATCGCAACCCTCATGTGATTGAACTAGCCCGAGAAAAAGCGCGAGAAACTGGTATCTCAAACCTCACTTTCCTTGAAGGTGGGTTCGACGTGACTTTGCCAGAGCACGGCATGCTCGATGCAGCGGTAGGTCGCCGTGTCCTCATGTACCAATTGGATGCAGTGAGAGCCGTGGGGCAACTTGCTCGTGCGATCCGCCCTGGAGGCATCGTCGCTTTTCATGAGCACGATACGATTGCAGTAAAGGACAATCGCACTTCCTTGCCACTGCATGATCAGGTTCGCTCCTGGCTCCGAAAGATGCTCGAATGTGAAGGAGCAAACCTGCACATGGGCTTCGAGCTTCATAGGGTGCTTTCGGCTGCAGGACTTGCTGTAGAACGAGTGCGCGCTGAAGCGAATGTGCTGACACCGACCGCTGACTATCCTGTGGCTGCCATTATCCGCGCTGTCCTCCCCCGTATACTGCGACATGGTATCGCGACCGAGACAGAGATTGATGTTGATACCCTCGATGGTCGTCTGGCTGCCGAACGCAGAGAGACCACTGCAACATGTCTCTGGGAGATGGTTTTCTGTGTCTGGGCGCGGAAGCATTGATGTAGGCGAGTCGCCGCGAAAAGGCTAATCTGACATCAAGTCAAAAATCCGTGAAATCCGCGATAATCCGTGATTCAGAGAAATTGACATTTGTGCAAATGTGGGTATACTTAACGATAACATGAGTTCGGTGGAAGGATAAGGAATTCCAAAGCAAGTCAACTACCCCAAGCTAAAGCATGGGGCTTGTGCGAAGCGCATGCCAAGCGTCCACTCCACAAGGTAAACGGTTTTCTACAGTAATATATCGCAGTGTCTTAGCGTGGCAGTTAGCAGAATGTTTCGGATGCTCCCCAAGTCTGATTCCACTTAGATACCGCGATCTGGATGGGGAAACATATACCCTGCAAAGGAGAATACAAACTTATGTTTGTGCCTGTAAAAACGAAAAACGGACAACAACTGATGCCGCTGCATGCCGCACGCGCCAGAAAACTTATCAAGCGTGGCGAGGCAACACCTTACTGGGATAACGGTATCTATTGTATCCGTCTCAACAAAGAACCGTCTGACAGAGAAACACAAGAGATTGCTGTCGGTGTAGACCCCGGTAGTAAGAAAGAGGGGTTTACCGTCAAATCAGAAAGACACACTTATTTGAATGTGCAAGCCGATGCTCATAGCGGTGTCGGTAAGAAAGTAGAGAAGCGTCGTGAGTTGCGGAGAGGTAGGCGTTCACGGAAGTGTCCGAACCGAAAAAACAGAACCAACCGCCTTGCGAATAGAGAGCGTATCCCCGCAGGCACACGTGCGAGGTGGGACTGGAAACTTCGGATACTTAACTGGCTATCAAAACTCTATCCAATAACAGACGTGTGTGTAGAGGATATTAAGGCACCGACGATAGAACGCGCTAAGAAATGGAATACCTCTTTTTCGCCACTTGAAGTCGGTAAGCAGTGGTTCTATACCGAACTCCGAAAACGGTGGCAGTTGCTAACACTTCAAGGCTGGGAAACCAAAGAGATACGCGATAGGTTAGGGCTAAGAAAGTCGTCAGAGAAGATGTCAGAAACCTTTGACGCACATTGTGTGGATAGTTGGTGTCTGGCATATTCCACTGTAGGGGGTAAGAATATGCCTGATAATAGAAATATATTTTGTATATCCCCTATACCGATACGCAGACGTGAACTTCACAGACAAAATCCACAAAAAGGAGGGAAGCGTCCACGCTATGGTGGCACGACTTTCAATGGCTTAGTGAAGAACACACTCGTCAAACATGCGACGCATGGCTTGACACGGATAAGTGGATTTGGCAAGCAAGGTATTTCGCTATATTCTTTGCGAGGGAGGCGACTTTGCCAGAATGCTAAAATATCAGATTGTAAAGTGCTAACACGCCTTAACTTCAACTATAGGAGCGGGCATTCCTCCCCAACCTAAAGGATGGGGTCTCCGGCCCGAAGATTGATGAGAAGATTTGGCACTGAAGGGCGCGTCGAGCCTGCACACCACTATTTTGTTCCACGCACAAACGAAATTGCTGACTTTATCAACCGCGTCAGAACCGGCAAATGCATTGTCCTTTTTGCCCCGCGACAAACGGGCAAAACGACGTTCTTCCGACGCGTCATTGATGTACTCAGCGAACGGACGAGAACGGCGGCACCCGTTGCATCTGTGTCCCAGGAAACCTTCCAGCAGAACGCTGCTTCTTCCACATCTGATGCAGCCTATTTCCCCATTCGTCTCGATTTTCAGGTGTGTCGCAATTTATCAGCGGTTGAGTTTTACACATACCTATCAAAAGGGATCCGGTCCCAAATCGAAAGCGTTTTCCAGAAACAAGGGAGTATGACTTCTCTGTCTCAATTTTTAGATGCCACCCCACTCACCAACCATATTTCGATGGTTGACTTTTTCAGAGAACTTCAGCGGATCCTGCAAAACCGGCGGATTGTCCTGATGATAGACGAGTTTGATGGTATTCCACAAGGCACCTTAAGCGATTTTTTGTATGCTCTCCGCCTTATTTATCTCTCCGATGAGCCTCGATGTCCTCACAGTGTCGGCATCGTAGGTGTCAAGAGTATCACCCAACTCGACTATGACCGTTCAGTTTCACCCTTCAATATCCAAGACGAATTCCGCTTACCCAACTTTACCCTTGAACAGGTGCGTGAACTCCTCGGACAATACACGGAAGAAGTTGGACAAGCCTTCATGCCAGAGGTCATAGACTCCATTCATAAACAGACGGCGGGGCAACCTGTGCTGGTTAATCGGTTAGCACAGATCCTCACTGAGGTGTTGGATATCCCAAAGAACCAACCGATGACGATAGCACATTTTACAGAGGCGCACACGCAGCTCCTACGCGAGCGGAACACGAATATTGATCATCTCACGACCAACATCCGCAGGAATCCCCGTTTTGAAAGCGTCCTGATGCATATCATGACGCGCGATGAAGGTGTAGACTTTAATTTGGACGACGACATCATCAGTGAATTAGCAACTTACGGTGTCATTAAAGAAGGTGACGATGGTATGTGTGAGATTCTTAACCCGATTTATCTGTACCGTATCCTACGAACCTTCAAGCCGACGGTGAACGGCTTGGAGGATAAATACCTTCCAGACGACACAGATAACGGCTTTGATGACTACCTAATGTCTACAGGACGAATTGATATGGGATCGCTGCTGAATAACTTCCGAGACTTCATTGTCCGTGCTGGTTTCAGGATACTGCAAATGCCGGATACACCGCAGGAATTGGTCGGGCAGCATCTTTTAATGGCATATCTTGACGCGTTTATAAGACGGATCGGTGGTATGATGCACATTGAAGTTCAAACAGGGCGAGGGCGGATGGATCTCATTGTGACGCACAATCAGCGAAAATACATCGTTGAGACAAAGATTTGGCTGGGCACTCACTACTATCAGTCGGGGAAGTGGCAGCTTGCGAGGTATCTAAGGTTAGAGGGTGTGACCGAGGGGTTCTACGTTGTGTTTGACCACAGACAGTCCTCCGAACAGCGTGTTGAGACAGAGAGTGTTGATGGTGTGACGATCCGCTGCTATGTAATTCCAGTTGTGCAGGAAGTTCCTTCAAATATATGAATAACCTGTCAACCCAACACTTCTACAAAAAACGGAGGTAAATAAGGGCCTCTTTGAATGTGCTTTCCCCTTTGAACGGGGAATTGAAACTTTACACGTTTTTGTAGTAAAATGTGTAGAAACGTTATATTTTTATTTTACTCACGAGGTAAGACTATGAAACGTTTACGAAATTTCATTTTTGTATTTTCGGTATGCCTTTTGTTTTCTCAGTCACTTGGATGTATAGCACCAGTATCCACCCGTCAAAATAGTTTTACCACTGAAGAAGCGAAAGCAATTCTCCAATTGGCTATAAATGATAAGTGGAAAGGACATCATATCTCAGGATTAATTCAGTTCAAAGGACCCGCAGATCAACTTACGTCTGACGCAGCTGGTGGACTTATCTATATTTGGAGAGAGAGTTTTACACAGCAAAGACGTGTAAGAATTCAGTCACCAGTTCCGCGTACTCCTAAAAAGACGAAAACACGTGGAGTAGTACGTTGGAACCCTCTTTCTAAACAATGGGAGTTTGAATCACAAACAGGTCCCGTAGATACGCCACCAGATGCTGCGGAGGTTCTTTCACAACTACATGGACAAAGAAGAATAGAAACTTATAAGAAGTATTTTAGGATAATGGTTTATGTACGTGCTGATGGTACAATATACCATTGCCTTGTTAAGTGAATTTCCCAACCTATAAGGTGAAATTATGAATCAACAAGAATGCAAAAATCAGGCGAATATCGAAATATGTGAAAAAGTTCGCAGAACGACCTATGAGTTGTACAAATCAATTGATTTGCCAGAGTGTTCGGACAAAATCGCAGAAATTGAAAGAACGATTAAAGTTATAAAAGAGCACGTAAAGTCTTTAAAGCCAGATAATTCAAAATTTTCGATGAATACGAGACAATATTTTCAGCAAGTTGTTGATCTTTTACTGGAAGCTAAATCAGTGTTAGAATCCGAAGAAACTGATGATTATGGACAATTAATTTGGAATGCGTGTGAACTTAGCCATTCTATGGAAGTAAGAGAAAAAAATAGAACTTTGAAGTGAAGATTTAGCGAACTTAACGTTTGCTGTCAGATAGATAACTTTTCCTTTTAGTTTTGGCTACACTTTCCCGTTTGAAGGGAAGTGAAACTGCTTCCTTTCTTCCAATCTTCTATCCTTCCCTTTTTCTCTTTCTTGAATTAAAACAGATGACAAATAAATTCGTCTTAAGTAAAATAGATAAGAGCGTTTGGATTTCTGGTAGGAGGGAACTCCGATTCCCGACAACTGACGACCGACAACTGATAACTCTTAAAAGGGAGTTTGACCATGCAAACGAATTCACATCTGAAGGAAAGCCACAAACTGACCGACGCGCAGATGCGTGATTTTATTGTGAACGGACATCTCACGGTAAAAGCCGATCTGCCGCGCAGTTTCCATGAAACGATCTATCGCAAGACGCAGGAATACACGGCAAAAGAGGGAAATTTAGGGAATAATATCTTACCGCGCGTCCCGGAATTGCAAGCCGTTTTCGAGGATCCTGCCGTTCGTGGGGCGTTTACAAGTATTTTGGGCGAAAATTACGCAATGCATTCGCATCGACACCCACATCGTAACAATCCGCATAGCGATGGGCAGGGATTTCACAAGGATAGTTATTGGGGGTATCAAAAGGTGCGTCACCACTGTCCGCGTTGGGCGATGGCGTTCTACTATCCGCAGGATTCACCCCTCGAAATCGGACCCTCTGCTGTCTTACCCGGAACGCAGTACTATGACACGAGAATCACTAAGGATAACGATGGTGAGTTAGCACTCAGTGGTGAGGCTGGCACCTTAACGATTATCCACTTCGACCTCTGGCATCGCGCTATGGCAAACCAGACGGACAAAACGCGCTACATGATGAAATTCCAGTTTATTCGGATGGACGCACCACAGGCACCCGAGTGGAACGTAACGGATCCCCACTGGAAACTGGAAGATAGCGACCGGGCAACCCCCACGCATCAGGGGACGTGGCGACACGTCTGGAATTGGATGGCAGGGGAATCCAACGGACAGGCAACACAGACTGCTAATGGAAATCTGACAAAGCACATCACAGGATTGGGGGATGATGATGGGGCTGTCCGTTCCCGCGCCGCTGACGACTTGGGGATGTTTGGTGAATCCGCTGCAGAGGCAATTCCACATCTCATCCAAGGTTTGTGTGATGTTTATGAACCTGTTCGCCTGAACGCCGCTTATGCACTCGGTGCGATCGGTGCACCAGCTGTCTCTCAATTGATTGAAACACTCAGCGTTGAAGACCCGATCATGCGACGAATGGCAGCTTATGCCTTGGCAGCGGTCGGTGCTCCGGCTGTTCCTGTATTGAGTGAAGCGTTACAACATACCGAGGAGACCGCTCGCATTGAAGCCGCTTATGCTTTGGCACAAATAGGTGATTTGGCGGAATCGGCTATCCCGGTGTTGGTGGAAGGCACGAAAGACGAGTCTGTTGAAGTGCGTCGTTATCTCGCTGAAGCCTTCGGTAGCATTGGACCCGCTGCAGTACCGGCAGTGCCTGCACTCATTGATATGCTTGATAACGATGACGATAAGCAGGCGCGCTTTGAAGCCGCATTGGCGTTGGCGCAGATTGGACCCGCTGCAAGCGACGCAGTTCCCGTGCTGGCGAACGCGCTCTGGGATGAAGATCGCTATGTCCGAGACAACTCTATCCACGCACTGAAGCGTATTGACACTTCCGAAGCGGAATCGGCACTGTTTGATTATCTATTGATGGCACGATGGTGTCCGATTACAAGTCGTGAGAGTACACATTAGCAAATTCAGATATCTGCTGGTGAGGTTTGATTAGGTAATTTATTGGCGAAGTCCGGTGTCCCTTCCCAGTAACGGGTGGGGACCCCGGTTGCAAACCGCACCTACCGTGCCTGAGGGTGAATTAGAATTATCTATTACGGTACAAAAAGGCAAACTTCATAGCTAAAATCTTGTCCGTAGCAACTTGCTTAAATTTAATGGAGGTTTCCAATGCCTGGCGAAAGAATGACTGTAGAGGAGATGTCTAAGAAATACCCGAACGAATGGCTGTTTATTATTCAACCTAAAACTCGTGAGAATACGACTCACCTCGTCTCTGGGATAGTTCAAGTTCATAGCAAATCGCGCGATGATGTATATGAGGCATCTATGAAATTCAAAGGTGATGCAGCTATAAGGTTTACAGGTGATTGGACAACGCAAGAGCGAAGACCTAAAATGACTTCGTATAGATCCAGAAATCTAAATTAACGCCCAAACAAACCCTTATTGTTCTTGATGATCCATCGGACAATAAGGGTTTGCTGTTGGAAAGGTGAAATTTTGACAAACAGGAACAGGATACCTATCAAATACTACGGTGTGGGTGAACATATTAAAGTCGAATGCAAGATATATTCTGTTGATAATCGTTATTTTAGAATATTTGATTTCGTAATAGATACTGGCGCAACGATAAGTGGAATTAGTGAATCTGTGGCAGTACAATTAGGCTATGACCCGTCAGCCCCTTATTCTCTTGAGGATTTTGATACTGCTGCAGGAATAGAAGAAAAATTGCCTATAATTGAGCTTAGTAGAATTGACGTTCATCATCTAAATCTTGAAAAACCCAAAGTGTTATGTAACAAAAACTTTGATGCAATTAATATACACGGGGTGTTTGGACTTGATTTTCTCACCCACTACAACCTATATATTAACTTTGACGAAAATTTTATGCAAATTAATGAAAGGAAGATTAAAGTTATTACACCATAGTCATTGTACTGCCTTGACATACTCACCCAGCTAAAGCAAGGGTGATTCTTTTGTTCCTCGTGGGAACATTCTCCGCTCAGGCGGAGCAACGTTTGACTTCGAGACGAAATCCAACGGGCGGTGTCATTTTCACGGCTTGGTTATCCGTGTCCGCCACTACTGGGACACCGAAGCGTCCAAGATACTTTTTACGAATGTTGATAGCACCTACACCGTCGCGGTGGTATTGGAAACCACAAGTGCAGGTAT
Proteins encoded in this window:
- a CDS encoding phytanoyl-CoA dioxygenase family protein; translated protein: MGILTTDQRKQWKTEGYLVLKEVLSSEEVQALRATVDEMDAEFRKGENVTADSVFDKRNVMEDNNIFVDLMDHPVTFPIVRELIGDFIQLSMSEVIVRPPNPKDQGYLHTDGGQAMRTIRVSRSSSPLQVKIHYFLTDLEHPDSGNFTIVPGSHNRTFPETGVKDGPYIPEAVQLCVKAGDAAVFPHALWHGVVANRSEQPRKTLIYCYSHQCFRPFDYEKATPELMERCTPRQRRLIGDIGDWKPGSYFYSPGDQEKIIDGLAEDN
- a CDS encoding Rieske (2Fe-2S) protein, with the translated sequence MPKYVVATPEEIPAGESKIVDIGGRSIGIFNIDGEFFAIRNSCPHQGGPLCKGLVTGFLESSAPGNYHYTRKGEILRCPWHSWEFDIKTGQSWWNPAQRRVRKYEVQVESGEDIEASSSEREKGPYVADTFPVTVEQQYIVIEID
- a CDS encoding HEAT repeat domain-containing protein, with translation MQTNSHLKESHKLTDAQMRDFIVNGHLTVKADLPRSFHETIYRKTQEYTAKEGNLGNNILPRVPELQAVFEDPAVRGAFTSILGENYAMHSHRHPHRNNPHSDGQGFHKDSYWGYQKVRHHCPRWAMAFYYPQDSPLEIGPSAVLPGTQYYDTRITKDNDGELALSGEAGTLTIIHFDLWHRAMANQTDKTRYMMKFQFIRMDAPQAPEWNVTDPHWKLEDSDRATPTHQGTWRHVWNWMAGESNGQATQTANGNLTKHITGLGDDDGAVRSRAADDLGMFGESAAEAIPHLIQGLCDVYEPVRLNAAYALGAIGAPAVSQLIETLSVEDPIMRRMAAYALAAVGAPAVPVLSEALQHTEETARIEAAYALAQIGDLAESAIPVLVEGTKDESVEVRRYLAEAFGSIGPAAVPAVPALIDMLDNDDDKQARFEAALALAQIGPAASDAVPVLANALWDEDRYVRDNSIHALKRIDTSEAESALFDYLLMARWCPITSRESTH
- a CDS encoding AAA-like domain-containing protein; protein product: MRRFGTEGRVEPAHHYFVPRTNEIADFINRVRTGKCIVLFAPRQTGKTTFFRRVIDVLSERTRTAAPVASVSQETFQQNAASSTSDAAYFPIRLDFQVCRNLSAVEFYTYLSKGIRSQIESVFQKQGSMTSLSQFLDATPLTNHISMVDFFRELQRILQNRRIVLMIDEFDGIPQGTLSDFLYALRLIYLSDEPRCPHSVGIVGVKSITQLDYDRSVSPFNIQDEFRLPNFTLEQVRELLGQYTEEVGQAFMPEVIDSIHKQTAGQPVLVNRLAQILTEVLDIPKNQPMTIAHFTEAHTQLLRERNTNIDHLTTNIRRNPRFESVLMHIMTRDEGVDFNLDDDIISELATYGVIKEGDDGMCEILNPIYLYRILRTFKPTVNGLEDKYLPDDTDNGFDDYLMSTGRIDMGSLLNNFRDFIVRAGFRILQMPDTPQELVGQHLLMAYLDAFIRRIGGMMHIEVQTGRGRMDLIVTHNQRKYIVETKIWLGTHYYQSGKWQLARYLRLEGVTEGFYVVFDHRQSSEQRVETESVDGVTIRCYVIPVVQEVPSNI
- a CDS encoding amidohydrolase family protein is translated as MKNTTTKRSKFKVIDCDIHNSIPPGGLSPYLSERWQEHYKTFGLRGRIGGYYPRALMNAARRDAWPPSGLSPGADLAFMQEQLLDAFDIEYGVLTPLMPVGEQLNIEFGAALASAVNDWQVADWVEADSRLRASIVPPYEDGDLAAEEVHRCGPNPAFVQILLLARTRDPLGNRRYWKMYEAACEYDLPIAIHFGGNQGQITGAGWPSYYIEDHGGMPQAFHTQVTSYVCEGVFERFPNLKVVLIEGGFAWLPPLIWRLDATWEKLRMEVPDLKRKPSEYIRDHFWLSTQPMEEPPKREYFEQLLEQMDMNDKLMFATDYPHWDFDAPDRALPSFLKPELRRKILSENARELYAFDKL
- a CDS encoding RRXRR domain-containing protein, whose amino-acid sequence is MFVPVKTKNGQQLMPLHAARARKLIKRGEATPYWDNGIYCIRLNKEPSDRETQEIAVGVDPGSKKEGFTVKSERHTYLNVQADAHSGVGKKVEKRRELRRGRRSRKCPNRKNRTNRLANRERIPAGTRARWDWKLRILNWLSKLYPITDVCVEDIKAPTIERAKKWNTSFSPLEVGKQWFYTELRKRWQLLTLQGWETKEIRDRLGLRKSSEKMSETFDAHCVDSWCLAYSTVGGKNMPDNRNIFCISPIPIRRRELHRQNPQKGGKRPRYGGTTFNGLVKNTLVKHATHGLTRISGFGKQGISLYSLRGRRLCQNAKISDCKVLTRLNFNYRSGHSSPT
- a CDS encoding methyltransferase domain-containing protein, encoding MPNSVDEMTERMLDDAGIEPGMRVLDIGCGMGAVSLMLSRRVGNQGHVFAVDRNPHVIELAREKARETGISNLTFLEGGFDVTLPEHGMLDAAVGRRVLMYQLDAVRAVGQLARAIRPGGIVAFHEHDTIAVKDNRTSLPLHDQVRSWLRKMLECEGANLHMGFELHRVLSAAGLAVERVRAEANVLTPTADYPVAAIIRAVLPRILRHGIATETEIDVDTLDGRLAAERRETTATCLWEMVFCVWARKH
- a CDS encoding retropepsin-like aspartic protease produces the protein MTNRNRIPIKYYGVGEHIKVECKIYSVDNRYFRIFDFVIDTGATISGISESVAVQLGYDPSAPYSLEDFDTAAGIEEKLPIIELSRIDVHHLNLEKPKVLCNKNFDAINIHGVFGLDFLTHYNLYINFDENFMQINERKIKVITP